In Oncorhynchus tshawytscha isolate Ot180627B linkage group LG28, Otsh_v2.0, whole genome shotgun sequence, a genomic segment contains:
- the LOC112226840 gene encoding insulin-like growth factor-binding protein 1: MLGLYEKLTLLAAVSLSLLASLALSSPVVGPEPIRCAPCTQEKLDECPAISPDCKQVLREPGCGCCLACALAKGASCGVYTAHCAEGFKCSPRSGDPRPLYSLTRGQAICIEDKGQEVVEWLTDLSSLPYLLGLNTPFDPRDEGNQESIKAKVNVIRKNLVEQGPCHIELHAALDRIASSQQELGEKFTTFYLPNCDKHGFHKAKQCESSLVGPPARCWCVSSWNGKKIPGSNDLLGDSECQQELTH, translated from the exons ATGCTTGGATTATATGAGAAGTTGACCCTGCTGGCAGCGGTGTCATTGTCCCTCCTGGCCTCTCTGGCCCTGTCTTCCCCCGTGGTAGGTCCAGAGCCTATCCGCTGTGCCCCCTGTACCCAGGAGAAACTGGATGAATGCCCGGCCATCTCCCCAGACTGTAAGCAGGTTCTAAGGGAGCCGGGATGTGGCTGCTGCTTAGCATGTGCCCTGGCGAAGGGGGCCTCCTGTGGGGTGTACACGGCCCACTGTGCTGAGGGGTTCAAATGCAGCCCTAGATCTGGAGACCCCagacctctctactctctcactaGGGGACAGGCTATCTGCATCGAGGACAAGGGACAAG AGGTAGTAGAATGGTTGACAGACCTCAGCTCCCTGCCCTACCTCCTGGGACTTAACACCCCCTTTGACCCAAGAGATGAGGGGAATCAGGAGAGCATCAAGGCCAAGGTCAATGTTATCCGCAAGAACCTGGTGGAACAG GGGCCCTGCCACATTGAGCTGCATGCAGCCCTCGACAGGATAGCCAGCTCTCAGCAGGAACTAGGAGAGAAGTTCACCACCTTCTACCTCCCCAACTGTGACAAACATGGCTTCCACAAGGCTAAGCAG TGTGAGTCGTCTCTGGTGGGACCCCCTGCCAGGTGTTGGTGTGTATCCTCCTGGAATGGGAAGAAGATCCCGGGGTCAAATGACCTACTAGGAGACTCAGAGTGTCAGCAGGAGCTCACTCACTAA
- the LOC112226459 gene encoding insulin-like growth factor-binding protein 3 — METCFRRLWMTVVLASIMRRSVAVGPVIRCEPCDAGARILCKPLPKDCAERVREPGCGCCTTCALAFGKPCGVYTGRCGSGMTCQHQPGETKPLQALLEGRGQCANATIKRPVATLINERQENDGGIQEEERNTTAPVLQASFSTSRPPVGSPRIPHHPPLLHPVKAEVIRREQLKKAQSYKMEQGPGALSTDQQNFSLESKQDPEYGPCRREMESILNGLKITDILNPRGFRIPNCDKKGFYKKKQCRPSKGRKRGFCWCADKYGQPLPGFDGKERGDAQCYNSESQ, encoded by the exons TTATGCGGAGATCAGTCGCAGTAGGACCGGTTATCCGGTGCGAACCATGTGATGCTGGAGCCCGGATACTGTGCAAGCCGTTGCCCAAGGACTGCGCGGAGAGAGTTCGCGAACCGGGTTGCGGGTGCTGCACGACTTGCGCGCTGGCCTTTGGAAAGCCCTGCGGAGTGTACACGGGGAGATGTGGCTCCGGAATGACATGCCAGCACCAACCCGGCGAGACGAAACCCCTCCAAGCTCTGCTGGAAGGACGAGGACAGTGTGCAAACGCGACCATTAAAAGACCTGTTGCCACTTTAATCAATGAGAGACAAG AAAATGATGGTGGTATTCAGGAGGAGGAGCGAAACACCACCGCCCCAGTGCTCCAAGCCTCCTTCAGCACCAGCAGACCTCCTGTAGGCTCCCCCAGAATCCCccatcacccccctctcctccaccccgtCAAGGCAGAGGTCATCCGCAGGGAGCAGCTGAAGAAGGCCCAGAGTTACAAGATGGAGCAAGGCCCTGGAGCTCTCAGCACAGACCAACAGAACTTTTCCCTGGAATCCAAGCAGGACCCAGAGTAT GGTCCCTGtcgtagagagatggagagtatcCTCAATGGACTGAAGATCACAGACATCCTCAACCCCAGAGGCTTCCGCATCCCAAACTGTGACAAAAAGGGCTTCTACAAGAAAAAACAG TGCCGTCCATCCAAGGGCAGAAAGCGAGGGTTTTGCTGGTGTGCCGATAAGTATGGGCAGCCATTGCCAGGTTTCgacgggaaggagagaggagacgcTCAGTGCTACAACTCAGAGAGCCAATAA